The following are encoded together in the Bicyclus anynana chromosome 2, ilBicAnyn1.1, whole genome shotgun sequence genome:
- the LOC128198715 gene encoding serine protease 55-like, with translation MSGRGNAVKDKYFTRSIGIFEPDSKDKVNSDESVSEDVDFNDKDIVSLLEERYKFMNDNTSTRYRIRNDERVYSVFPESKSNRKLEWAFRAFAVRRIVGGMETSISMYPYNVAISRNGKHWCGGSIIDEQWVLTAGHCFESYFENKRKLLPFIIRAGSSFHNHGGYQARVNKVFFPNNYSPGNADYDFSLLRLDRPMPIGRNIAVLNLPAKEYHIEPDDILIVTGWGSTHESGYGNIPERVRFVPVPVMKLEACQKAYRFYITQRMLCAGYASGGKDACNHDSGGPAVREGVLLGIVSFGGKKCGDPRSPGVYSRVTEITHWVEKTISNNEACDVPELKAKIEKARQRERELQRFKARVEDKKNKIKSWLRDTLKSPSFLERAKKKLIEAGFHFRRNFRKFDESVAVMDDKTMDEINLSNQIHERILEEDAEKNEAEVFLRTLAMQEVIFNRDSKEKFSSRGSDGSEENMEAIIAYLLKK, from the exons atgtcgggcaggggaa acGCAGTAAAAGATAAATACTTTACTAGAAGTATAGGCATATTTGAACCTGATTCTAAGGATAAAGTGAATAGTGATGAAAGTGTCAGTGAAGatgttgattttaatgataaagatatTGTATCTCTGTTGGAAGAAAGATACAAGTTCATGAATGATAATACATCTACTAGATATCGGATTAGAAACGACGAGAGAGTATATTCCG TGTTCCCAGAGTCAAAAAGTAATCGCAAACTGGAGTGGGCCTTCCGTGCGTTCGCAGTGCGTCGTATAGTTGGCGGCATGGAGACGAGCATCAGCATGTATCCGTACAACGTCGCAATCTCCAGGAACGGCAAGCACTGGTGCGGTGGCTCCATCATTGACGAACAGTGGGTGCTGACTGCTGGACATTGTTTCGAGTCGTAT TTTGAAA ataaaaggaaactTCTTCCCTTCATTATCAGAGCAGGGAGTTCGTTCCACAATCACGGGGGATATCAAGCCCGAGTAAACAAG GTTTTCTTTCCAAATAATTACTCTCCAGGCAATGCGGACTACGACTTTTCCTTACTCCGGCTAGATCGTCCGATGCCTATTGGTCGTAATATAGCAGTTCTAAATCTACCTGCGAAGGAATATCACATAGAACCTGATGATATACTTATTGTCACTGGATGGGGAAGCACACAT GAGTCCGGTTACGGTAACATTCCGGAGCGGGTTCGCTTTGTGCCGGTGCCGGTGATGAAACTGGAGGCCTGTCAGAAGGCCTACCGGTTCTACATCACGCAGCGGATGCTGTGCGCGGGATATGCCTCTGGAGGGAAAGACGCTTGTAAT CACGACTCAGGCGGGCCAGCGGTAAGGGAAGGTGTTTTGCTCGGAATAGTCTCGTTTGGGGGAAAAAAGTGCGGCGACCCGCGGTCCCCCGGTGTTTACAGCAGGGTCACTGAAATCACGCACTGGGTAGAGAAAACCATCAGTAACAACGAGGCATGCGATGTGCCAGAGCTGAAAGCGAAAATTGAAAAGGCTAGACAAAGAGAACGCGAGTTGCAGAG GTTTAAGGCTAGAGTAGaagataaaaagaataaaattaagagCTGGCTGCGAGACACACTCAAATCCCCAAGTTTTCTAGAAAGGGCCAAGAAAAAGCTTATAGAGGCTGGGTTTCATTTTAGAAGGAATTTTAGAAAATTTGACGAATCAGTAGCAGTCATGGATGATAAAACTATGGATGAAATCAATTTATCTAATCAGATTCACGAGCGAATATTAGAAGAAGACGCAGAAAAAAACGAGGCGGAGGTGTTTCTGAGAACTTTAGCAATGCAAGAGGTTATATTCAATAGGGATAGCAAGGAAAAATTTTCTTCCAGAGGTTCTGATGGTAGCGAAGAAAATATGGAAGCTATAATAGCGTATTTACTCaagaaataa